Proteins encoded within one genomic window of Oryza brachyantha chromosome 7, ObraRS2, whole genome shotgun sequence:
- the LOC102713380 gene encoding probable potassium transporter 9, which produces MDPEFGGGMAPRKKEPWRTTLLLAYQSLGVVYGDLSISPLYVYKSTFAEDITHSETNEEIFGVLSFVFWTLTLIPLIKYVSIVLRADDNGEGGTFALYSLICRHANVSLLPNRQVADEELSTYKLECPPKVANKSRIKEWLEKHKSLQTALLIMVMIGTCMVIGDGVLTPAISVFSAVSGLELSLSRDQHEYAVIPITCVILVFLFALQHYGTHRVGFLFAPIVLAWLICMSVLGLYNIIHWNPQVYHALNPYYMLKFLKKTRKSGWMSLGGILLCMTGSEAMFADLGHFSYTAIQLAFTTLVYPALILGYMGQAAYLSQHHALDSTYQIGYYISVPESVRWPVLVLAILASVVGSQAIISGTFSIINQSQSLSCFPRVKVVHTSEKIHGQIYIPEINWLLMVLCIAVTVGFRDTKHMGNASGLAVITVMLVTTCLASLVIMLCWHRSPVLALIFFLFFGSIEALYFSASLIKFREGAWLPIMLALILVAVMFIWHHTTIKKYEFDLHNKVTLEWLLALGDKLGMVRVPGIGLVYTDLTSGVPANFSRFVTNLPAFHRVLVFVCVKSVPVPHVLPAERYLVGRVGPAGHRSYRCIVRYGYRDVHQDVDSFETELVESLATFIKLDALYSDAGSGSGSEQLDRYERENALTVIGSNPLRRHLSYDVDASHDGVSSVDTRVENSPNGIVEVSTPSVKKKVRFVVEAASPEVDKGVLEELQELCEAREAGTAFILGHSHVQTKPGSSLLKKLAVGVGYNFLRRNCRGPDVVLRVPPASLLEVGMVYVL; this is translated from the exons ATGGATCCGGAGTTTGGGGGAGGCATGGCACCCAGAAAG AAGGAGCCATGGCGGACGACGCTGCTCCTGGCCTACCAGAGCCTCGGGGTGGTGTACGGCGACCTCAGCATCTCCCCACTGTACGTGTACAAGAGCACCTTCGCCGAGGACATCACGCACTCGGAGACCAACGAGGAGATCTTCGGCGTCCTCTCCTTCGTCTTCTGGACCCTCACCTTGATCCCTCTCATCAAGTACGTCTCCATcgtcctccgcgccgacgacAACGGCGAAG GAGGGACTTTTGCGCTCTACTCTCTGATCTGCAGGCACGCCAATGTGAGCCTCCTCCCGAACAGGCAGGtcgccgacgaggagctcTCCACGTACAAGCTGGAGTGCCCGCCCAAAGTTGCCAACAAGTCTCGAATCAAGGAGTGGCTTGAGAAGCACAAGTCTCTGCAGACTGCTCTGCTGATCATGGTGATGATTGGAACCTGTATGGTCATTGGGGACGGCGTCCTCACGCCGGCGATATCCG TATTCTCAGCGGTTTCAGGGCTTGAGCTCTCCTTGTCCAGGGATCAGCATGAAT ATGCTGTCATTCCGATAACATGTGTCATACTGGTGTTCCTGTTTGCGCTCCAGCATTATGGTACCCATCGTGTTGGATTTCTCTTTGCACCAATAGTCCTAGCCTGGTTAATCTGCATGAGCGTGCTTGGATTGTACAATATCATCCACTGGAACCCTCAAGTTTATCATGCTCTTAATCCCTATTACATGCTCAAATTCTTGAAGAAGACTAGGAAGTCTGGATGGATGTCTCTGGGGGGAATTTTACTTTGCATGACAG GATCTGAAGCAATGTTTGCTGATCTTGGTCACTTCTCCTACACTGCAATCCAG CTTGCTTTCACTACATTAGTATACCCTGCATTGATTTTGGGGTACATGGGCCAAGCTGCGTATTTATCGCAACACCATGCTCTGGACTCAACCTACCAAATTGGGTACTATATCTCAGTCCCAG AAAGTGTAAGATGGCCTGTTCTTGTGCTGGCGATTTTGGCATCGGTTGTTGGAAGCCAAGCAATCATCAGTGGAACATTCTCCATCATCAACCAGAGCCAGTCCCTCAGTTGCTTCCCGAGAGTGAAAGTTGTGCACACATCTGAGAAAATCCATGGCCAGATTTACATCCCTGAGATCAACTGGCTGCTCATGGTCCTCTGCATTGCTGTGACTGTCGGATTCCGCGATACCAAGCATATGGGAAATGCATCTG GCTTGGCAGTGATCACAGTGATGCTGGTGACGACGTGCCTGGCATCGTTGGTGATCATGCTGTGTTGGCACCGGAGTCCAGTGCTGGcactcatcttcttcctcttcttcggCTCCATCGAGGCGCTCTACTTCTCGGCATCGCTGATCAAGTTCAGGGAGGGCGCTTGGCTGCCGATCATGCTGGCTCTCATCCTCGTGGCCGTCATGTTCATCTGGCACCACACGACCATCAAGAAGTACGAGTTCGACCTGCACAACAAGGTGACCCTGGAGTGGCTGCTCGCCCTCGGCGACAAGCTCGGCATGGTGCGTGTCCCCGGCATTGGCCTCGTCTACACCGACCTCACCTCCGGCGTGCCGGCCAACTTCTCCCGCTTCGTGACCAACCTCCCGGCGTTCCACCGCGTCTTGGTGTTCGTCTGCGTCAAGTCCGTCCCAGTGCCGCACGTGCTCCCCGCCGAGCGCTACCTCGTCGGCCGCGTCGGGCCGGCGGGCCACCGTTCGTACCGGTGCATCGTGCGGTACGGGTACCGCGACGTTCACCAGGACGTGGACTCGTTCGAGACGGAGCTCGTGGAGAGCCTCGCCACCTTCATCAAGCTGGACGCGCTTTACAGCGACgccgggagcgggagcgggagcgagCAGCTCGACCGGTACGAGCGGGAGAACGCGCTCACGGTGATCGGGAGCAACCCGCTCCGGCGGCACCTCAGCTACGACGTCGACGCCTCCCACGACGGCGTGTCCTCCGTGGACACGCGCGTGGAGAACAGCCCGAACGGGATAGTCGaggtctcgacgccgtcggtgaagaagaaggtgaggttcgtggtggaggcggcgagccCGGAGGTGGACAAGGGCGTGTTGGAGGAGCTGCAGGAGCTGTGCGAGGCGAGGGAGGCCGGCACGGCGTTCATCCTGGGGCACTCGCACGTCCAGACCAAGCCCGGGTCGTCGCTGCTCAAgaagctcgccgtcggcgtcgggtACAACTTCCTCCGGCGAAACTGCCGCGGCCCCGACGTGGTTCTGCGcgtgccgccggcgtcgctgcTCGAGGTCGGCATGGTCTACGTCctatga
- the LOC121055023 gene encoding uncharacterized protein LOC121055023 — MPSSSCLQCNLCSGMLALFKRRPRALLLRRAVGRMNDSRRRRRRRRAGSFSSVRAVFWPLMSMRSEADRNDVVDRPPTSSTDDSGGRATVRAPSPSLDSTPSAPASTTAARVLALQAQLGEAAALASASTKLSTGNDKDDGVEEACRSFENHLMEMLVEERKVRDLMDVEELLCCWEKLRSPVFVQLVGRFYGELCMDLFSGRDTDLSSESDELSF; from the coding sequence atgccgTCGTCTTCTTGCTTGCAGTGCAATCTATGCAGCGGGATGCTCGCGCTCTTCAAGAGGCGCCCGCGGGCGCtgctgctccgccgcgccgtggGCAGGATGAAcgacagccgccgccgccgccgccgccgacgcgcggGCAGCTTCAGCTCCGTGCGCGCGGTGTTCTGGCCGCTCATGTCCATGCGCTCCGAGGCCGACCGCAACGACGTCGTCGACCGGCCGCCGACCTCGTCCAccgacgacagcggcggcagagccaccgtgcgcgcgccgtcgccgtccctcGACAGCACGCCATCGGCCCCCgcgtcgacgacggccgcCCGGGTGCTGGCGCTGCAGGCCCAGCTCGGCGAGGCCGCGGCGctggcgtcggcgtcgacgaaGCTGAGCACCGGCAACGACAAGGATgacggcgtggaggaggcgtgCAGAAGCTTCGAGAATCACTTGATGGAGATGCtggtggaggagaggaaggtgaGGGACCTCATGGACGTCGAGGAGCTGCTGTGCTGCTGGGAGAAGCTCAGGTCACCGGTGTTCGTCCAGCTCGTCGGCCGCTTCTACGGTGAGCTCTGCATGGACCTCTTCTCCGGCCGTGACACCGACTTGTCGTCCGAGTCTGACGAGTTGTCCTTCTGA